From a region of the Cucumis sativus cultivar 9930 chromosome 6, Cucumber_9930_V3, whole genome shotgun sequence genome:
- the LOC101203981 gene encoding uncharacterized protein LOC101203981, translated as MATILKSLIQFPTFSIRTGQRRRSQMSNFAVQVLLGRWFTVFASLLIMSVSGATYMFALYSSDIKSSLNYDQTTLNLVGFFKDLGSNVGVFSGLINEITPPWVVLFIGGVMNFFGYFMIWLSVTHRIPKPKLPAMCLFTFLGANSQTFANTGALIPSVKNFPQNRGYVLGLLKGFVGLSGAILTQIYHAFYGDDSKDFILLIAWLPTAVSLLLLRIVRVVEANPTFKSNDLKNFYSMLYISLGLAGFLMILIIIQNELMFTRIQYLGCVFVLLTFLFLPLVVIIREEFGIRKRKLQGVDVTSWLPVPSDESPDELPLPRTSSFPTTDTALANPSSCFENVFRPPERGEDYTILQAIFSVDMLILFFVTICGAGGTLTAMDNLGQIGSSLGYSTHTISTFTSLVSIWGFLGRAFSGYASEFLWTKYNFSRPLFLTLVLLLSCFGHLLIASGLPTSVYFASVIIGFCFGAQWPLIFAIVSELFGLKYYATLYSISGIASPVGSYIFNVKVAGYLYDQEARKQMDFGLRNVAGRDLACKGVHCYRLAFLIISAATMFGCFVSFILVLRTWKFYKDDIYKKFRDERKESRQSI; from the coding sequence ATGGCcaccattttaaaatctttaattcAATTCCCAACATTCAGCATCAGGACTGGGCAAAGAAGACGATCGCAGATGTCGAATTTCGCCGTCCAAGTTCTATTGGGCCGATGGTTCACCGTCTTCGCTTCTTTACTCATCATGTCCGTTTCCGGCGCCACCTACATGTTCGCACTTTACTCCTCCGACATCAAATCCTCCTTGAATTACGATCAGACCACACTCAACCTCGTCGGCTTCTTTAAGGATCTGGGTTCCAACGTCGGAGTCTTTTCCGGTCTCATTAATGAAATTACTCCGCCTTGGGTTGTTCTCTTCATCGGTGGGGTAATGAATTTCTTTGGCTATTTCATGATTTGGCTGTCTGTCACCCACCGTATCCCCAAACCCAAATTGCCTGCAATGTGTTTGTTTACATTCCTAGGTGCAAATTCTCAGACATTTGCCAATACAGGGGCTTTGATACCTTCTGTGAAGAATTTCCCTCAGAATCGAGGTTATGTATTGGGTTTATTGAAAGGGTTTGTTGGATTAAGTGGGGCAATTTTGACTCAGATTTATCATGCTTTTTATGGGGATGATTCGAAGGATTTTATATTGCTTATTGCTTGGCTGCCTACTGCTGTTTCTTTACTGCTTCTTCGGATTGTTAGAGTAGTGGAAGCGAACCCCACATTCAAATCCAATgatctaaaaaatttctattcTATGCTCTACATTTCCCTTGGTCTTGCTGGCTTCCTCatgattttgattattatcCAAAATGAGCTCATGTTTACTAGAATTCAGTATTTGGgttgtgtgtttgttcttctaacgtttctttttcttccccttGTTGTTATTATAAGAGAAGAATTCGGCATTAGGAAAAGGAAATTGCAAGGTGTGGATGTTACTTCTTGGCTTCCGGTTCCATCAGACGAATCTCCAGATGAATTACCATTGCCTAGAACTTCAAGTTTTCCAACGACTGATACAGCTTTAGCCAACCCAAGTTCTTGCTTCGAAAATGTGTTCAGACCGCCGGAAAGAGGAGAGGACTACACCATTTTACAAGCAATCTTCAGTGTAGATATGTTAATTCTGTTTTTTGTCACAATTTGTGGGGCTGGTGGGACTTTGACTGCAATGGACAACCTGGGTCAGATAGGCAGCTCCCTTGGCTACTCAACTCATACCATTTCTACTTTCACTTCTCTAGTGAGTATATGGGGCTTTCTCGGTCGAGCATTTTCGGGTTATGCTTCTGAATTCTTATGGACGAAGTATAACTTCTCTCGCCCTTTGTTCCTCACTCTTGTCCTTCTTCTCTCTTGCTTTGGCCATCTTCTAATTGCCTCTGGACTCCCAACCTCCGTTTATTTTGCTTCTGTGATAATTGGATTTTGCTTTGGAGCACAATGGCCACTGATTTTCGCCATTGTTTCTGAATTATTTGGCTTGAAATACTATGCAACTTTATATAGCATTAGTGGAATTGCTAGCCCAGTTGGTTCATACATTTTCAATGTGAAAGTAGCTGGCTATTTATACGACCAAGAGGCTAGAAAGCAAATGGATTTCGGTCTTAGAAATGTAGCTGGTAGAGACTTAGCCTGCAAGGGCGTCCATTGTTACAGATTAGCTTTTCTCATTATCTCTGCTGCAACCATGTTCGGTTGTTTTGTTTCATTCATTTTGGTGCTCCGAACTTGGAAATTCTACAAGGATGACATCTACAAGAAGTTTAGAGATGAAAGAAAGGAATCAAGGCAATCGATTTAG
- the LOC101204226 gene encoding dual specificity phosphatase Cdc25, whose amino-acid sequence MSRSISYITGTQLLSFKRRPNVAIIDVRDDERSYDGHIAGSLHFASDSFSDKISKLVQEVKGKDTLVFHCALSQVRGPSCARKLANYLEGIKEDGGIKNICVLERGFNGWEASGQPVCRCNNVPCKEGI is encoded by the exons ATGTCTCGTAGCATTTCATACATAACTGGCACTCAGCTTCTCTCCTTCAAACGCCGGCCAAATGTTGCCATCATCGACGTTAG GGACGACGAGAGGAGTTATGATGGCCATATTGCTGGATCTCTGCACTTCGCTAGTGACAGTTTCTCTGATAAGATCTCTAAGCTTGTCCAAGAAGTGAAAGGGAAAGATACGCTTGTTTTCCACTGCGCTCTTAGCCAG GTTCGTGGCCCAAGTTGCGCAAGGAAGCTTGCCAACTATCTCGAGGGGATTAAGGAGGATGGTGGAATAAAAAACATTTGTGTTCTTGAACGTGGCTTCAATGGCTGGGAAGCATCTGGCCAACCCGTTTGTCGCTGCAACAACGTGCCTTGCAAGGAGGGGATATAG